The following proteins are encoded in a genomic region of Cryptococcus neoformans var. neoformans JEC21 chromosome 2 sequence:
- a CDS encoding integral to membrane protein, putative encodes MKENYAVENALGTIGAVLWMIQNIPQVIKSYREKSTKGLSASLMFIWALGTVIHGAYIVAQNFSIPLQVQPQVFAALATVSWCQCLHYDRGYSVKSVWAIFIVLCGIFAGFEVGSVYALWAGQRNGVEWPVLMYGYLSAVLLAVGLLPQYWEIYKYREVIGISMLFMAIDILGGVFSFLSLLFRKDLDIAGFVSYALVVVLDGIIVVLYFILNPIAKRRRAREAEKQRPGDEAGIEGRSTTPVSTSPTLIAHGFTVEKQDAR; translated from the exons ATGAAAGAGAACTACGCCGTCGAGAATGCTTTGGGAACCATTGGCGCGGTCTTGTGGATGATCCAAAATATCCCTCAGGTCATCAAGTCATACCGCGAAAAGTCTACCAAGGGCCTATCAGCTTCACTCATGTT CATATGGGCACTGGGAACGGTGATTCACGGTGCTTACATCGTCGCTCAAAACTTTTCTATTCCATTACAAGTTCAGCCGCAAGTCTTCGCAGCGCTAGCTACCGTCTCTTGGTGTCAGTGTCTGCACTATGACAGAGGCTACTCGGTCAAATCCGTGTGGGCAATATTCATCGTCCTTTGTGGTATCTTTGCCGGGTTCGAGGTCGGTAGCGTGTATGCACTCTGG GCGGGACAACGAAACGGAGTGGAATGGCCAGTCTTGATGTATGGGTATCTCTCTGCTGTCCTTTTGGCCGTTGGGCTACT GCCACAATATTGGGAGATCTACAAGTATCGTGAAGTTATTGGCATTTCGATGCTATTCATGGCTATCGATATTCTGGGAGGggttttttcttttctgaGCTTGCTTTTCCGGAAAGACCTTGATATCGCTGGTTTT GTGTCTTATGCTCTTGTCGTCGTGCTTGATGGCATAATAGTCGTCCTTTACTTCATTCTCAACCCTATTGCCAAACGACGTCGCGCTAGGGAAGCCGAGAAGCAGCGGCCAGGCGACGAAGCGGGGATTGAGGGTAGATCGACCACTCCGGTGTCAACATCTCCCACGTTGATCGCCCATGGTTTTACGGTAGAAAAGCAGGAtgcaagatga
- a CDS encoding cytoskeletal protein binding protein, putative, which produces MSNDPQHSPPRGASGLGRSSSIFSYQTRLLSRDNNTTSPSNGRQTPTNISSITASPAYASLASIAGKGALADSPPSTPIRRAVAKMIIDSSPSPTSTPTARTVTKHVRTAKSVDLVRNQWEAKIAGAQDGGTTHTMQKCGRGISATPRTAPIPSTAQLPPPSPLPSTEPTEQAATKVEVSPTQVPNDFDSEKDGPSRFSSSYMARQVAKRSTVYGASEFDSIRIPSTASMACASTNPIDRPASPSVASTGSLLSPNATGESIAPSVRGQSVEERLAIARSNALKRRQAREQAKTAVTHNQPAIQPVIYKGTTSEQQKAMVDNESGIAKKMSSQDKVTNGDLFQSEMANGKIEANTNQAIKPMSDAVGAKQSSPSIPLASKVAASPFRDLFTPSSRQTERTAPAPSTARDSNHLYSRSSLRSIVTSPSASASTSSKVPSDLSSSVASASQTEPPALSNGGGKYGSISRTDRRRLGRHLPRIASGEKGWEDDAASKGKDNASEGRRVPSILGKHSTIPADSEEENKPPRPVIGKKTDEYVSTNSTPKSSISRATRPPDILAPSVNENQPQLPASRVPSTPSKRRSQFMPFTHKSAITDAINPKSPRPELTGEEMKGLMNAVGSLPARGDQKDEDDGVTGMSNRLRLTKSRLPPSASSASVAPAPLPSKRLIQTNWMDKHRHALGSYEYLCHVGEAQQWIEGCLEEELPFGVTEMEEGLKNGVVLAKLARVYEGEEVVKKIWTETKHRYKQSDNINYFLNFVRNVGMPETFIFELTDLYNKKNIPKVIFCIHVLSHLLARLGRAERIGNLVGQFEFTNEQIAAAQKDLQGIAMPNFGDAGKSLAKEASWVPEEPEETDDERRDRLLQEREDSIVGLQRHLRGHLARMRSSRIQAQLELAEPITRRLQAHARGTLCRRALLAELDKRKHLHSMAQSIQAAVRGQIVRRSWEKRVREVRNLEVVGLQAHLKGLLARTKRKTDEKRLGNTMKGVTGLQAHCRGCLVRRGRTTYKNLLEEPQTVQSISSLQALLRGRLHRQTVATQQRKIVSQTATFTSLQSHLRGAIVRRNIRAQEQKMDDATNYVVAVQAVARGVLARNKKRTFTRQLQQSASSTISFQALARARIAKQSHKSMQKALAKVEVAGSVGGLQAFLRTKLAKKQTTEQKKKLEFVQPDVIGFQAMARGYLAREEYHFWRDYLHDGKTIGALVFLQSLMRGFIARRRHYIRTSFIHRNVDKVVKIQALWRGRQQRVSYEKLITGIDVDVPTIQSYMHLLDDTESDFADQVRIEALRGQVVDLIRENQTLETEVKDLDTKIALIINNQMTFQELARAKRRTETATYHAPNNDPFSSAVHLDRTNQRKLELYEQLFFMLQTKPEYISRLLRVLSIEDETAEKDRRLVEGVTMILFAFGHERREEYLFHKLLQLAVHEEVLRAPSLQDLVHSRFPIMPVTAQYIKPSLTPYIHDVIAPHVMRIVDAPELDLCTDPVRIYIGTINAEETQTGTPSALPRDRNADQILQEHAITRALFIRNLQELRNLTDFLLTDLLQSHDKLPYTIRLMAREALLALQRKFPEAMDDDLVPVVARTVILPFLLPAIIAPEQFGMAPDGVGAVERRNLSELANLLTHVAGQAYTDTPDQRLMRTPLEAFITAMALPFREWLLDVADVEHAEGHFHAHELFESTIEAKPIKITRKDIYGTLSALIQHVDVLTHGSKKDPIVPILEELEGPPIDYDKSKNQVNLRLTNRLAEPAPGDPKAGAKADWIQAKRHVLAVLRVQTGKTLFDVLVSRPEDIHEQLWIQEVHRDIALENARKAKHGLPPAPVEAEYQIESIRSLPFHEVKSRAIEFCMKLERSGRLSREDNLQGLLVSIASDIRQKHHLRKLRKDNLAGMIKAHEDMSKKKEEFEGRVKAYHDYIDGAMAELQAKGKKKPLFMSKQYRHQMSQKKQGKQAKFGSYKYTAADLYGKQILLSVNQFSPRQFDKLFIVISSNEVGVFNLELSYPSSTTVPGGLLGQDEVRMEDLLGAQYENKERLDMFEGQAAFSLNMLIHQINKKFYNS; this is translated from the exons ATGTCAAACGACCCGCAGCACTCGCCACCAAGGGGAGCTTCAGGCCTCGGTCGCTCATCCAGCATCTTCTCTTACCAGACGCGCCTTCTCAGCCGTGACAACAACACCACTTCCCCGTCAAATGGCCGCCAAACTCCGACCAACATTTCCAGCATCACCGCCTCACCAGCATATGCCTCCCTGGCGTCAATAGCTGGTAAAGGAGCTCTAGCAGATTCACCACCCTCCACTCCAATTAGAAGAGCTGTGGCGAAGATGATCATCGACAGCAGCCCGTCCCCCACCTCGACTCCCACAGCTCGGACAGTGACTAAACATGTCAGAACAGCAAAATCAGTGGACTTGGTGAGGAACCAATGGGAAGCTAAGATCGCTGGAGCTCAGGACGGCGGCACAACCCACACAATGCAAAAGTGTGGGCGAGGCATCTCAGCCACACCTCGAACAGCACCCATTCCTTCTACTGCGCAGCtgcctcctccctccccatTACCGTCTACGGAACCCACGGAACAAGCGGCCACGAAAGTTGAGGTTTCTCCCACCCAGGTTCCAAATGACTTTGATTCGGAAAAGGACGGGCCCAGCAGGTTCTCTAGCTCGTACATGGCTCGGCAGGTCGCCAAAAGATCTACTGTCTATGGTGCCAGTGAGTTTGACTCAATTCGTATTCCCTCAACAGCCTCAATGGCATGCGCATCGACCAATCCCATAGATCGTCCCGCTTCCCCTTCCGTTGCCTCAACAGGATCACTGTTATCACCGAATGCAACTGGAGAAAGTATTGCACCCTCAGTGCGGGGGCAGTCAGTTGAAGAGCGTCTAGCTATCGCGAGATCGAACgcattgaaaaggagacaagCGAGAGAACAAGCCAAAACCGCTGTCACTCATAACCAACCCGCTATTCAGCCCGTAATATATAAAGGAACCACATCTGAACAGCAGAAGGCGATGGTGGATAATGAATCGGGAATCGCAAAGAAAATGTCATCCCAGGATAAAGTAACCAACGGCGATTTGTTTCAGTCTGAGATGGCCAACGGGAAGATTGAAGCCAACACAAATCAGGCTATCAAGCCCATGTCTGATGCGGTTGGCGCAAAACAGTCGTCACCTTCGATACCCCTAGCATCCAAGGTAGCAGCATCTCCGTTCCGTGATCTATTTACTCCTTCCTCTCGGCAGACTGAACGAACAGCCCCTGCGCCCAGTACTGCGAGGGATAGCAATCACTTGTACTCTCGATCTTCCCTTCGTTCTATAGTTACCTCTCCTTCAGCCTCTGCTTCTACCTCGAGCAAAGTCCCGTCAGATCTGTCCTCATCTGTTGCATCTGCTTCGCAAACAGAGCCTCCCGCTCTCTCCAATGGCGGAGGCAAGTATGGATCTATCAGTCGAACAGATCGACGTCGGCTAGGGAGGCATCTTCCAAGAATTGCATccggagaaaaaggatgggaggatgatgcagcgtccaaaggaaaagataaTGCGTCGGAAGGCAGGAGAGTACCTTCCATTCTCGGTAAACACTCTACGATTCCAGCCGAtagcgaagaagagaacaaaCCTCCCAGGCCAGTAATTGGCAAAAAGACAGATGAATATGTATCAACGAACTCCACGCCCAAgtcatccatctctcgtGCTACCCGTCCTCCAGATATCCTCGCACCCTCTGTCAACGAAAATCAGCCTCAGCTTCCAGCGTCACGCGTCCCCTCCACGCCGTCGAAACGGCGATCACAATTCATGCCCTTCACGCACAAATCAGCGATTACGGATGCGATCAACCCCAAGTCCCCTAGACCTGAGCTCACAGgtgaggagatgaagggtcTCATGAATGCCGTAGGCAGTTTGCCCGCAAGAGGTGACcaaaaggatgaggatgatggtgtAACAGGCATGTCGAACCGTCTTCGACTTACTAAATCCCGTCTTCCACCTTCTGCGTCTTCGGCATCTGTAGCACCCGCCCCTCTCCCGTCGAAGCGGCTGATTCAAACAAATTGGATGGATAAACATCGACATGCTCTGGGATCCTACGAGTATCTATGTCACGTAGGTGAAGCACAGCAATGGATTGAAGGCTGCCTAGAGGAGGAGTTACCTTTTGGTGTAAcggaaatggaggagggaCTGAAAAATGGTGTTGTGCTGGCCAAGTTGGCGAGAGTGTAcgaaggcgaggaggtAGTGAAAAAGATCTGGACG GAGACAAAGCATAGGTACAAGCAATCGGATAACATCAACTATTTTCTCAATTTTGTTAGAAATGTCGGGATGCCAGAA ACATTTATCTTTGAACTTACAGACCTTTACAATAAAAAGAACATTCCTAAAGTCATCTTTTGCATTCATGTTTTGAG TCATTTGCTTGCGCGTCTTGGCCGTGCTGAACGTATTGGCAACTTGGTTGGACAGTTTGAATTTACTA ACGAACAAATCGCGGCCGCCCAAAAGGATTTGCAGGGTATTGCCATGCCGAATTTCGGCGACGCTGGAAAGTCTCTCGCCAAAGAAGCGAGCTGGGTCCCCGAAGAGCCCGAAGAGACAGACGATGAGA GGCGTGATCGATTGCTCCAGGAGCGTGAGGATTCGATTGTCGGTCTTCAGCGTCATCTCCGGGGTCACCTCGCCCGTATGCGCTCGTCCCGTATCCAAGCTCAGCTGGAGCTCGCCGAGCCAATCACCCGTCGTCTTCAAGCTCACGCTCGAGGAACTCTATGCCGCCGAGCTCTATTGGCTGAACTGGACAAAAGGAAACACCTCCACTCGATGGCTCAGTCCATACAGGCTGCTGTGCGAGGTCAGATTGTTCGAAGAAGCTGGGAGAAGCGAGTGAGGGAAGTCAGGAACCTGGAAGTTGTGGGACTGCAAGCTCATCTAAAGGGACTGCTAGcaaggacgaagaggaagacagaCGAAAAGAGACTGGGAAACACAATGAAGGGAGTAACTGGGCTTCAAGCACACTGTCGAGGATGTTTAgtgagaaggggaagaacAACTTACAAGAATTTGTTGGAAGAGCCTCAAACAGTCCAATCGATCAGCTCTCTTCAGGCTTTGCTAAGAGGTCGACTACACCGACAAACAGTTGCTACACAACAGCGCAAAATTGTGAGCCAAACAGCTACCTTCACCTCTCTCCAGTCTCACCTTCGAGGAGCCATTGTTCGACGGAATATTCGTGCACAAGAGCAAAAGATGGACGATGCCACAAATTATGTCGTTGCTGTTCAAGCTGTTGCGCGAGGAGTTCTTGCTCGTAACAAAAAGCGCACTTTCACTCGACAGCTCCAACAAAGCGCTTCCTCTACTATTTCTTTCCAGGCCCTTGCTCGTGCTCGCATTGCCAAGCAATCACACAAGAGCATGCAGAAAGCCCTCGCCAAGGTCGAAGTTGCTGGGTCTGTCGGAGGCCTACAGGCTTTCCTCCGCACCAAGCTTGCTAAAAAGCAAACAAcggagcagaagaaaaaacTAGAATTTGTCCAGCCCGATGTTATCGGTTTCCAGGCCATGGCAAGAGGCTATCTCGCAAGGGAAGAGTATCATTTCTGGCGCGATTATCTGCATGACGGGAAAACAATTGGTGCTCTGGTATTCTTACAGTCCCTCATGCGAGGATTCATCGCTCGTCGACGACATTACATTCGAACCAGCTTTATTCATCGAAATGTTGACAAAGTCGTTAAAATCCAGGCCCTGTGGAGAGGTCGCCAGCAACGAGTGTCGTATGAAAAACTCATCACCGGTATCGATGTTGATGTGCCGACTATTCAAAGCTATATGCACTTGCTCGATGACACCGAATCCGATTTCGCGGACCAAGTACGTATAGAGGCGCTGCGAGGGCAGGTGGTGGACCTCATCAGAGAAAATCAGACGCTGGAGACAGAGGTGAAAGACCTGGACACCAAGATTGcactcatcatcaacaatcAAATGACCTTCCAGGAGCTTGCCCGAGCAAAACGGCGAACGGAAACTGCAACTTATCACGCGCCAAATAACGATCCCTTCTCCAGTGCTGTGCACTTGGATAGGACAAATCAGCGGAAATTGGAGCTTTATGAACAGCTTTTCTTCATGTTGCAAACAAAGCCGGAGTATATTTCGAGATTGTTGCGCGTCTTGTCTATAGAGGATGAAACAGCAGAAAAAGATAGAAGATTGGTAGAAGGAGTGACAATGATTTTGTTTGCATTTGGTCAcgagaggagggaagaataCCTCTTCCACAAGCTCCTTCAG CTTGCTGTTCACGAAGAAGTCCTTCGGGCACCAAGCCTACAGGATCTCGTCCATTCTCGCTTCCCGATCATGCCCGTTACTGCTCAGTACATCAAACCCTCCTTGACACCCTATATCCACGATGTCATAGCTCCTCATGTGATGAGAATTGTCGATGCGCCCGAATTGGACCTTTGCACGGATCCTGTTCGA ATATACATAGGCACCATCAACGCCGAAGAGACTCAGACTGGGACGCCTTCTGCTTTGCCGAGGGACCGAAATGCGGACCAGATCTTGCAGGAGCATGCTATCACCCGAGCGTTGTTTATCAGGA ACTTGCAAGAATTAAGAAATCTGACCGACTTCTTGTTGACCGATCTTCTCCAGTCCCACGATAAGCTTCCGTATACCATTCGCTTAATGGCTCGAGAGGCTTTGCTTGCTCTTCAA CGTAAATTCCCTGAGGCCATGGATGATGACCTGGTTCCTGTGGTCGCACGAACAGTCAtacttcctttccttctcccagcTATCAT TGCTCCCGAGCAATTCGGCATGGCCCCTGATGGGGTCGGCGCTGTCGAACGTCGGAATCTCTCCGAACTCGCCAATCTTCTTACTCACGTCGCTGGTCAAGCATATACCGATACCCCAGATCAGAGACTTATGCGCACGCCCCTTGAGGCATTTATCACTGCCATGGCGTTGCCCTTCCGGGAGTGGTTGCTGGACG TGGCGGACGTTGAGCACGCCGAAGGGCATTTCCATGCCCATGAGTTGTTTGAATCCACGATTGAAGCAAAGCCTATAAAGATCACCAGAAAAGACATCTATGGAACGTTGAGTGCGCTGATACAGCACGTGGATGTATTG ACTCATGGAAGCAAAAAGGATCCCATTGTTCCTATtctggaagagttggaaggTCCACCCATAGACTATGACAAAAGTAAAAACCAGGTCAATTTGCGTCTCACTAACCGTTTAGCTGAGCCTGCAC CTGGAGATCCCAAAGCCGGGGCCAAAGCGGATTGGATTCAAGCCAAGCGCCACGTCCTTGCCGTATTACGAGTCCAAACAGGAAAGACATTGTTCGATGTGCTTGTCTCTAGACCGGAAGACATACATGAACAGCTGTGGATACAAGAGGTACATAGGGATATCGCGCTTGAAAATGCCAGGAAGGCAAAGCACGGATTGCCGCCTGCACCTGTGGAGGCTGAATATCAAATTGAGAGCATCCGATC CCTACCTTTCCATGAAGTCAAATCCCGTGCCATCGAATTTTGCATGAAGTTGGAACGATCAGGCCGTCTCTCGCGGGAAGATAACCTTCAGGGCCTTCTTGTATCCATTGCCTCTGACATTCGTCAAAAACACCATCTCCGAAAGTTACGCAAGGATAACCTAGCGGGTATGATCAAAGCTCACGAGGATATgagcaaaaagaaagaagagtttgaaggGCGAGTGAAAGCCTATCACGATTATATCGATGGTGCTATGGCCGAGCTACAAgccaagggcaagaagaagccgcTTTTTATGAGTAAACAATACAGACATCAAATGTcgcagaagaagcaaggcAAACAGGCTAAATTTGGGTCCTACAAGTATACCGCTGCTGACTTGTACGGAAAAC AGATCCTCCTTTCGGTCAATCAATTCTCCCCTCGCCAATTTGACAAACTGTTTATCGTCATCTCGTCTAATGAGGTTGGTGTCTTCAATCTTGAACTTTCTTACCCGTCTTCTACAACTGTACCTGGCGGTTTGCTGGGGCAGGATGAAGTCCGAATGGAAGATTTGTTGGGTGCGCAGTACGAGAACAAGGAGCGTTTAGACATGTTTGAAGGGCAGGCAGCGTTTAGTCTCAACATGTTGATTCATCAGATCAACAAGA AATTCTACAATTCATAG
- a CDS encoding expressed protein has product MQGLKHATKNNSRRPADRTIRENAQKRRKKFVANGSSIKNFFHRSGSAGSRPAVGRPREEVASNFIPPISSTSSTSSTSPNSVHSPSDPQAPITHAFQESSLLPLLDNQTTSSPIPQSPTHSAQSNHVTVEASGSTSRFSSSAAAIPITNAMPFSPSGASEPGALSEREQDEDADYVEAGDSDEDEEIFEETTPGRDLSKVEVAEEMYDKIENLLKTSLGRGKPLNLARQHVKIYYQMQAVLTLIQRGWTKKDTSNHVALAIFPSIDVMASSQKPVVQATTLSAPCCLMSNSVRSSLSLLTTLRKYVRVTDAKDGVERIVYPEVFGAESTLTVHVTTVRRWLILVGYRYSRIKKRVYVDGHERDDVREYRIWFLDQMATYERYMTWYTPDSNGILQPHPPALRPGEKEIIAPFHDESSFHGYDMPIMAGPRMVTCPSGRKVMVVSSWYQILFSNQPAPSY; this is encoded by the exons ATGCAAGGCCTCAAGCATGCAACCAAAAACAATTCACGACGCCCGGCAGACCGCACCATTCGAGAGAATGCACAGAAGCGACGAAAAAAATTCGTGGCTAATGGCTCGAGCATTAAAAACTTCTTCCACCGTTCTGGGAGTGCCGGTTCTCGTCCTGCAGTTGGAAGGCCCCGAGAAGAAGTAGCGAGCAACTTTATTCCAcccatttcctccacttcctccacttcctccacttcaccAAACAGCGTGCATTCGCCATCGGACCCCCAGGCCCCAATTACTCACGCTTTCCAGGAatcgtctcttctcccactgTTAGACAACCAAACAACAAGTTCTCCCATCCCACAATCTCCAACCCATTCTGCGCAGAGCAACCATGTTACAGTTGAGGCCTCAGGCAGCACCAGCaggttttcttcttctgcagcGGCAATTCCTATCACAAATGCtatgcctttttctccttctggtGCTTCTGAACCAGGAGCCTTATCTGAGAGAGAACAAGACGAGGATGCGGACTATGTGGAAGCGGGAGATtcggatgaggatgaggaaataTTTGAAGAAACAACACCAGGGAGGGATCTTTCCAAGGTAGAGGTCGCAGAGGAAATGTATGACAAGATCGAGAACTTATTGAAGACGAGTCTGGGGCGAGGGAAACCTTTGAATCTAGCCCGCCAACAT GTCAAGATCTATTATCAAATGCAGGCCGTCCTGACACTCATACAGAGGGGCTGGACTAAAAAGGATACTAGCAACCATGTTGCTTTAG CTATATTTCCTTCTATCGACGTTATGGCAAGCTCCCAGAAGCCTGTCGTGCAAGCGACAACTCTAAGCGCTCCTTGTTGTTTAATGAGCAATTCCGTAAGAAGTTCGTTGAGTTTGCTGACGACCTTAAGGAAGTAT GTCCGAGTAACCGATGCGAAGGATGGTGTGGAACGTATTGTCTATCCTGAGGTTTTTGGAGCCGAGTCGACTTTGACTGTCCATGTTACAACAGTCCGCCGCTGGCTTATCCTTGTCGGTTACCGATACTCGCGTATCAAGAAAAGAGTCTATGTTGATGGGCATGAGCGTGACGATGTCCGTGAGTATCGCATCTGGTTCTTAGACCAGATGGCTACGTACGAGAG GTACATGACTTGGTACACTCCTGATAGTAACGGCATCCTCCAACCCCATCCTCCTGCTCTTCGACcaggagagaaagaaataATTGCGCCCTTCCATGATgaatcttctttccatggGTATGACATGCCTATTATGGCTG GACCAAGGATGGTAACATGCCCATCCGGAAGAAAAGTCATGGTCGTGTCATCATGGTATCAGATTTTATTCTCGAATCAACCGGCACCCTCGTACTAA